CTCCGATGTTGCTGGGCCTCAGTTATTCCCTCTGGGCAATGGACATTAATCAACCCCAAATTCAGAAAACCAAAGACATTACCTATGCAGGGCAAATTCTCAAGATAGTGGCCAGCAGCAGTCTTACCAGGGAAGAAAGCCTGATCCCAGCCTCTAGTCCAGAGCTTGACTTTAGTTTAGAAGGCGTGTGACAAGACTGGGCGATAAAGATAATCATATTTTACAAGATATGGTTATCTcaagcctctaatcccagcatccagaagGCTAAGGAAGGAGGCTCaattatgagtttaaggccaacttaGGTTATATAGTGAGTCCAAAACTGGCCTGGATACACACTATCAAGACTCTCAGGAGCTGggactgtagctcagtggcaaagtGTCTGCCTAGCTGCAAAGTCCTGGACTTAAAGCACAATGCTGGTGGGGTGGATGTGGGTGCCGAATTGTGTTTTAATGCAATGCTTTTAAACTTCAAATTGGTGAATTAGTTTCCAATGATATTCGGTCTTTTCATTGtgcttgtttggggttttgtgagGTTTTGTTTGGCTGTTTTTTAATGTTTAGTTGTAGGTTCTTATAAATGAAGTTTCACTGAAAAGAATGGGGTCCAGTCCTGAGTGTACATTCCTGTGTGGTCTTCTGCAGGTTCTCTGACTGTTTTGCTTGGGTCTCTCTCAGTTCCCTTATCTGTAAACTTGTGCCTGCGTCGTTTTCCTGCTGAGAGTCAGTGTGGGGGTTGGAGAAGTCGCTCAATTTGTAGTGCTAGCATGGAATTTCGTCACCCACGCTGTGTAAAACTGGCATGGGACCCTTTGCCtctcatcccagcactctgaagatgGAGGATcaacgtgagttccaggccagcccagactacatgaaatgtcttaaaaaaaaaaaaattggtgagaATGTGTAAGGCCCCATGTTTGATtccttacaccacacacacagagattaaaTAAGATAATTCATAAACGGACAGAAATACTTTTAACAGTGACTGGGGTGAGCTGTCCAACAGCACAAGGCACCATTATCGTCAGTCACCACTATTGCACCATCAGAGATATGGGGCCCTAGTAATGCTTAGTAATTTACTAAGAGCTATACCGAAGCCCTCTAGgagaattgtttatttatttatttattttctttctttatctctttctttctcccttttgttctttctttctttctccctttctttctttctccctctctttctttctttctttctttctttctttctttctttctttccaagacaaggtttctcactgtAGCTCTggttaccctggaactcactatgtagaccaggtcaaccttgaactcctagactgcctctgcctcctaaatgctgaaattacaaatgtgtaccaccacacccaacctttggagagatttttttttaattaaaatacaattacatcattttcccgcttcccttttctccctccaatccTTTTCCTGTACCCCCAGAATTTGCTCTCTCTGAAACCATGATGTCTTTTTAGTggttattgttacatatatatgtatgtatggctaaatacataaatacaagctGCTTAGTCCATTTagtattacttgtatgtatattatttcagggCTGACCCCTTAGTATTGGATAACTAATTAGGGGGTTCACCCCTGGGTAAGACTATTCCCCCCTCACTAAAGGATATTTTTAATAGAAGTAGCCACTCCTAAGCAGGAAAGAACCCTCATTCCTACACAGACTGAATTTATGGAGACCCAGTGTTCACATCAAGGGCCATTCTCAAGCACATGACTTTCAAAAACTCATTTAATCTTCTCAACAATTCCTTGAGTCATTATCTTGAAGGTCTTAGCTAATCCCTACATCTCTGTTGAGGAATCTATGGTTATAGACATCATATCACTTAAAGAAAATAGTAATAGTAAattaataatcaataaaataagatatggtggtgcaagcctgtaATCCTATCACCTGGGAGGAAGAGGTAGAATCAGCAGTTTGAAGTCATTCCCCACCGTGGCTGCACAGGAAAGCTGTACtgtatgagaccctgtcacaagagCCTgtcactaattaattaattaatgatttatttttaagtatttttcatttttgagataatATAATGACAGAATTttagcttccctttccttcttccaaatcCTCTCATATACCTCACCTTGCTCTCTTGCAAGTTCACAGACTCTTTTCCTTACTTgttgttacatgtgtgtgcatgtgtgtgtatgtgtatgtgtgtgtgtacacacacctaACTGCGTAAGTGCAACTTGCACAGTCtacataatgttacttgtatgtgtgttttcagggctgaccactgatATTGGGTAACCGTTTGGTATgttcttccctgaggaagactaTCTCTCTCACTCCCAGcgtccttagttgcctgtaggtCTTTGTGCCGTGTTGAAGCCTCATCGGCCTTCTGCTCCCACTTTAGTACGTCTGGTCTGTAGTCCTTACTCAGCTCAGGTGTAGTCAGTCACATTGGTGAGATTTTACGGAAATAGCTTCAGACACTCCCGTAAGACAGCATCTCACAGCAAGCCTCCTGattctctggcttttacagtctatCTGtttttccctgagccttaggtgtgggaATTGTATTGTAgtgaattatttcattttttagggtttatttatttttattttataaatatggatATTTtcttacacatatatgcatgtaacactTTGTGAGTTGACATGTGGAAAcagagaactgaactctggaagagcagtaagcactcttaactgccgagccatctctccagatcttatgggtggtttgttgttgctgttgttgttgttgctgcggctgttgttgttgttgttgttgctgttgttgttgtagtcTTAAGTTACATAAATGGCAAAGTGTGGATTCAAATCCAGACAGGCCTTACCTACAATCTTAGCACTTGAGGCAGGGAGGCAAGGAGgaagaagatcaggaattcaaagttatCCTTGATTACATGGAaattttgaggccagtctaggctcaaaaaaaaaaaaaaaaatcacaaagcctGGTGTagtggcacaggtctttaatgccagcacttgggaggcagacccaggtggatctctgtgagttcaaggccagccgagTCTACAAGTTCCAGAATGACCAGGGCTgcaatacagaaaaaccctgtcttgaaaagaacaaATAAGGCAATACCAATACCCTCTTGCTTGTTACCACTTCTCCTACAGCCTTTTAGCTAATATCAAGTGTAGTGTTAGATGCAGGCAGCCTAACTGTAGCACTAAATACAATGGTTCTCTGTGTCACTGACCCCAAGCAACACCAGGACCTGGAAGAATCTCGCCAACAGTTCAGTCCTACAGGCCACAGCTTCAGGCTAGGAAGACCCTAAGTTTCTTTAGTAGACAGGTGGGGATACAATAAAGGACCCACCAAATCACACAGCAGCTGGGCTCCAGCTTAGCAGGCCCTTCGGTCTGCCATGGCTTTGGCGGGAGGTCTCCCCTGCCTCCTAGACTTTCAtttttcacaactttagtgtcTGGGGCAGACTCCAGGTTCCAGAAAAGTCTGGAGGATCCCCCTATCTCCCATGTTgccctactctttttttttttaagatttatttatttattatatgtaagtacactgtagctgtcttcagacacaccagaagagggagtcagatctcgttacggatggttgtgagccaccatgtggttgctgggatttgaactcaggaccttcggaagagcagtcgggtgctcttacttgctgagccatctctccagccccatgctgcCCTACTCTTAGCTGGGACCCAGGAACAgaccagagagagggaggagagccactcACATCCCATCTGGGGCCAGACCCTCACCTGTCTGGGACCTGAGTTCATCGCCCCTGTGTCCTGCTTCACATACAATCCATGGAAGAATGTGTAGGTATAAACCACACATTCTCCTGTACCCTATTCCCTGTTTCAACACTGCCCTcaactgtagcccaggctatcctcaaattcactgtgtagcagaggatgactttaaactcctgatccttctgcctcgtCCTCCTctcaagtgcagggattacagaGGAGGTCCATTACTCCCGACCCTCTTCTTCTCTTTggagctttcttcttctttccatcaCCCTTTCTTTGGTGAAAGCCTCACACTGGAGCAGCCCGTGCACAGCAAGTGGAGGAAGCAAACTCTAATCCCACTGGGCATCTTGTCACTATAGCAGAGGTTGAAGCTGCTCAGTCACCATTGCCTCCAGGAAGAAAGGGATGGCAAGGGCCTTCCTGCTAAGGATGAGCAGGACAGTTCAATTAGATAACTTGATTAGGTGCTTAGCACTGTGTCTGGCATGTAGCAAGTCCTTCTTAAATGAAGACATTAATAAGGTTGAACAAAATGCTTGGAAAATTTCGCAGGTCTGTATACAAAAGAACCCTCCCAATTCCTGCCAcatgaaatttaaagaaaacaggaattaggggttggagagatggcttggtagcTAAGAGAActcactggctcctcttccagagaactcagattcagttcccagcacccagaaagtAGTCACAATTTGTGTAACTCAGTTCCGGGAATGccctttttctggcctcctcaAACACTACTtacacgtggtgcacagacatacgcgtagacaaaatactcatacacataaagtaaaaatacttgaaaatgtttccaatgagaaaactgaggctcagagtctGAACCCATTCAGAAGCTCTAATGAGGACTTAGGTCCCTAGCTTTCAGGACCGCCCCCATGCTGCGGGCAAAAATCTCCTTGTGGCTGGAAAGCACATTGTTAGCCACGGTGAGTAGGTGCCAGCGCCTGGGGGTGATGCTGTCTGGCCTGGCACTCTGAAAGGTCTGGGGCTGTATCTTCCACTCAGAATTGCCAGAGGTACCAAGTGGCCCAGCCAAAGCTCGTGTCCTTTCTTTTCAGGTGATGCCCTTACTCTGAGAAAAATCTTGTGACTGGAGGAAGGGGCTGCCCCTTCATTCCACCTGGCTGCAATGAACACCTCAGTGCCCCCTGCTGTCAGTCCCAACATCACCGTCTTGGCACCAGGAAAGGGTCCCTGGCAAGTGGCATTCATCGGGATCACCACAGGCCTCCTGTCTCTGGCTACAGTGACAGGCAACCTGCTGGTGCTCATCTCCTTCAAGGTCAACACAGAGCTCAAGACAGTCAACAACTACTTCCTGCTGAGCCTGGCCTGTGCTGATCTCATCATTGGCACTTTCTCCATGAACCTCTATACCACATACCTGCTCATGGGCCACTGGGCTCTGGGCACACTGGCCTGTGACCTCTGGCTGGCCCTGGACTATGTGGCCAGCAACGCCTCTGTCATGAATCTTCTGCTCATCAGCTTTGACCGTTACTTCTCAGTGACCCGACCCCTGAGCTACCGAGCCAAGCGCACTCCCCGCAGGGCAGCTCTGATGATTGGCCTCGCGTGGTTGGTTTCCTTCGTTCTCTGGGCCCCAGCCATCCTCTTCTGGCAATACCTAGTTGGGGAGCGGACAGTGCTGGCTGGGCAGTGCTACATCCAGTTCCTCTCCCAACCCATCATCACTTTTGGCACAGCCATGGCCGCCTTCTACCTCCCTGTCACAGTCATGTGTACGCTGTACTGGCGCATCTACCGGGAGACAGAAAACCGAGCCCGGGAGCTAGCAGCCCTACAGGGCTCTGAGACACCAGGCAAaggtggtggcagcagcagcagctcagagaGGTCACAGCCAGGAGCTGAAGGCTCACCCGAGTCACCTCCAGGCCGCTGCTGTCGCTGTTGCCGGGCACCCAGACTTCTGCAGGCCTACAGctggaaagaagaagaggaagaggatgaaggcTCCATGGAGTCCCTCACATCCTCTGAAGGTGAGGAGCCTGGCTCAGAAGTGGTGATCAAGATGCCTATGGTAGATCCTGAGGCACAGGCACCCACCAAGCAGCCTCCCAAAAGCTCCCCAAATACAGTCAAGAGGCCCACCAAGAAAGGCCGAGACCGAGGCGGCAAAGGCCAAAAACCCCGAGGGAAGGAACAACTGGCCAAGAGAAAGACCTTCTCACTGGTCAAGGAGAAGAAGGCAGCTCGGACCCTGAGTGCCATCCTGCTGGCCTTCATCCTCACCTGGACACCATATAACATCATGGTGCTGGTGTCTACATTCTGCAAGGACTGTGTTCCAGAAACCCTATGGGAGCTGGGCTACTGGCTTTGCTACGTCAACAGCACTGTCAACCCCATGTGCTACGCACTCTGCAACAAAGCCTTCCGGGACACTTTCCGCCTGCTGTTGCTCTGCCGCTGGGACAAGCGGCGCTGGCGCAAAATCCCCAAGCGCCCTGGCTCTGTGCACCGCACCCCCTCCCGCCAATGCTAATGGCCCCCTTCTCCTGCATCCTTCCACCCTCAGCTCCAGGGAGAGGCCGGTGGAAAGTGTCCCGGAAAATGGGCTGCATCTTCAGCCCCAAAGCCCTGCTCAGGACTCCTCTGGCTTCCCAGGCCCCTGGGTCACCTTCCTGGACAGCCCAGAGAGACTTTGCCGCTTTCCAAACTTTGCTGTTCCCAGACAGAGAGTGAAACCCGGGGAACTGGTTTTTCTGATCCCTGCTGTGTGGGAATGGGCCCAGCAGGAGGATCCGGGCTTTGGTCTGTTTGCGTTTAGGCAGGAAGTCAGGAGCCAACAGGGCGGGCCAGTAGTTTAAAGGTGCAGTCTTCCTTGGCCCATTAGGGGGCCTGGATTGCAGTGGTGATAGCACCTGCTGCAGCTTCATATGGGAGATCACACCAAGCACAGAGAGAAAAGtctggaagaggagggaggtggtGAACCCTGGCTGGAAATCCCCTCCCTACACAGGCAGAACTCATCCAGGTAGGCCCTAGGCACACTCTCCAGGATTGTCCAACTTCCCTACAAATGTCCCCAGGTCAGCCCTATGTGGTCACCTCCAAGGCAAATGTCCAAGCGTAAGCAGGACAACAACACCAGAGGAGACCAGCTTGGTTAAATACACCAAGTCCCAAAGCAGCATCAAGGACCAGATGTCAGGTGTCCTAACCAGTCCTCTATGCCattttcctgggggtgggggtgggagttgaGGGGGTAAGGTGCCTGCCATCCAATCCCACAcccattcttctctctccctacccTAAAGTGACCTCGGTCCCACCCTCCTGGCTCACAGCCGTTACCTGGGTGGATCTGCTCTGGGCAGATCTAGCCAGACCTCCTGCATGCTGCCTGCCTCCAGCCTTGCCCCACATGGGTCTGTCCCAGCCAGCAGATTCTCTTCTGTAAACTCCTTAATCCAATCCGTGCATGGCTGCCCTGCCACCCTACTCTCCAGGCCCTGCCTGGCCCctgttcttttcttccatccTCAGCATATGCTGAGTCTGTGAATAAAAGCCACGTAACTAGTGGGCACTATAAGGAATTCCTCCCTGTTTTGGCCCCAAGGCCAGGAATGCAAGGACAGGGAAGGCACAAGAACTACAATGCAGAAAGTGAGCTGCGGCTTTTAAGATGGATCCAGGAAAGACAGCATTGAATGGCTAGATCGACTAACCCTGCAGGGGGGCCCCAGCACAACCTGTGGGTCCATGGCTCAGGTGAGTGGTGCTAAACCAGGCAGGCCTGACCTCTGAAACAGCCCCATGTACTCTGTACATAGCAGCTCTAGGGCCTTATCATTCCCAGGAGGAACAGAATTCATCCAAACTCCTATTTGTAGCTGGGGAAACTAAGACCCAGAGACCCAAGAGGATTCTTTTGGATTATATAACAAAACAACACCCAGGCTTCCACAACCTCCTGACCTCTAGACTGTAGGGGTGACAGACCTAGGATACTCAGGCCAAAGCATTCAATCAGGGAAACCCTTAGGGCACAACCTAAGCATTGTTTTGGTAAGGGAAGTTCCCAAAGCCTAATGAAAAGGAACCTGAACAAATTAACCCCACAGTCCTAAGCAGTGGTTATCCAAGTATAGCAGTAGTCGGGTGTCCCAAGGCTCACCCAGATGTCAGTGATTTGCTGGGAAAACAGAGAGCTCTGCAAGGCCACTAGAGTCTGTCACTGTCACAGTGGAAGAGTTCAGAAGGAAACAACAGAATAAAGCACACAGAGCAGAATCCCAGAGTAACCAGGCACAAAATGCCAATTCTTTTCCCAGGAAGTCACAGAATACTTAATTCTCCAGCAATGATGTAGGACAGCTTACATGACATTCTGCCAGCCACAAACACCCTCCAGAACCATGGTGTCTGGTGTTTGTACTAGAGGACAGGCATAGGGAGGAACATGGCTGACTGCCCACACCGTTGGCCTCAGTGTCCAGCCCCTCTAGAGGCTTAACAGATAGAGTGTGGCCTAGGACCTCCACCACAAACCATATTCTTAGTATAGATTATCCGATGTGCTCCAGACAAGCAAAGATTTTCTTCAATGCTGGATAATCCAGTGGTTAGCCAAGATTGCCTGGAGCCAGACAAGGCCTGCTAATCTAACAGAAGCCCAAACCAGGAATATTGCCTGCACCTGGGAACTTAACTAGGTAAATTTCTGGGATCACTATGgatttagtaaaagaagaatTCCAAGGATGGAAACCAGCTATCTGTAACCAGCAGCCTCAAGGTGATTCTGGTACACATTAAAGTTTGAGAGGGGTAAAAAAAATATCCTAGAAGGCTGAGGTCCTGGGTGGggaccccccaaaaaaatccctGCAGgcttggagagttggctcagaggttaagagtactggctgctcttcccgaggtcctgagttcaattcccagcaaccacgtagtggctcacaaccctctataatgagatctggtgccctcttctggcctgcaggcatacatgcagacagaatactgtatacataataaataagcctttttttttttaaatccctgtaGAGGAAGGGGTGGGATTCACCCCCACACATTTAGCTTCCTGAACTCCCAGAAACTGTTGGACCTTGAGAGCTTATCTAGCAGTTCTAGCTGGGGTGTGCATCTCCTGGTATATACCCTTGACCTTCCTCCTTTATCTGGGAAGGTCTTCCTCTTGAACTGGGTGTACAGATTTGGACAAGATGAATATGGAGGGATGATAGAGGAAGAAGACACCTACTGAGCCAGTCGGATCAGTTGCATCAACCCTATTAGCCAATGGGGTGTCAAATGTCTCAATCACCTTCATCACCCACAAGCTATGGAATGGTTGCAACACTGTGGGCAAGGATAGCCCACTAGGTGGACAAGGAGAAGCTGGCCAGAGCTGCAGGAGATACATGGGATGATCTTATGTAAGCCATGTACCCCGTATCACCAGTACAGGTTGACAGCTGAGACCCTGGTAAGGGCTTCTGGCTTGTTCATGCTCCCTTGTAGCCCTAAGCCCCCTTCAGAAATAAATGCCCTGCCTGTGTCAAGGGTGTGGAGGTGGAGGGCGGAGGAAGCTGAGCAGCACTGGAAGAAGTGAAGCTTTGGGACCAATGGAACATCAAGGAAGGAGGGGATGGGACCAGCATCAGGAAGGATGGGGTGAGACCAGCATCAGGACCGGAAATGAGAGTAGCAGCCCACACCTATCACTTGTTCCCTCTCCTGGGGACCTCACCGGGGTCCTGCTATGCCCTCCACCAAATAACCTTGGTTAGGCATGCCTCCTGTCTTCAGTGTCTTCATCTCTAAAAGAGGAGCAAGCCCTTTGCAGGTGTCAGAGGGATGCGGCAAACTGGTAAAAGCAATTGATGGCTGTACCGTCGGTGTTACCACAGAAGAGGCTGCCACAGGTAATGGCCTGTCtagtttctcacccaggtcttaCCCTGTACCTCTGTTCTGGCTTTGGGAAGTCTAGAGTCCTATTCCCCCAAACCAGGAAGAAGAATCTTACATCCCAATGTGACTGGGTTTGAAGAGTGTCCAGCGCACACCTGGGCAAGAAGGAGGGTAAAGTCCAGGTGGGGTCTGGGTCCTGCAGGCCTCTGAAGAAAGAGTTGCCAACCCAGGATGGAGAATAACATGAGGCTGAAGGAAGAGGGTGGTTGCATGGGCATCTGTCCATCTCAAACACAGCACCCACTCCTACCCTGAGGGAGTCTCTTTACCCCAGGAACAAAGGCCTTTTGGTAGAAGTAAGGAGAGAATAAGGTCGCTTTGTGAATACCACATCTTCTACCAATCCCAGACTGGAGCTAGCCTGAGGAGGAACAAGTTAGAATCCCTCCCACACTCAAAGCCCAGCCTTACTTCCATTTCCACCATGACATTTTAGCGCCACCTGCTGGCAATTTAAGAAACCTGACGTTTAAATGCTCTTccccctgccttttttttttttttttttggacaagctcttggtatgtagccttggctggcctggaattcattatatacaccaggctggccttgaactcttagagagctgactgcctctgtctctgaatgCTGGAAGTAAAGATGTTCACCATCACACTGGCCAAATTactacctcttcttcctcttcctctttctcatcctcctttttaAAACTAGTATTGGGACTGAATCTAGGGTCTCTCATATACTAGGCCAACACTCTACAAATGAGCTATATGTCTCATCCataaacttttttattattaaaaacacgttgcaaaaaagaaaaaaatcacacaccaaaattaaccagacccaaagtCTCTATGCTTCATTCAAAATTTCAAGAGTGGAGCTGGCAAGAGGTTCACTGAGTAAAGGCATTAGCTATCAAGGCTGAGAGTTTGAGTTATGTTCCAGAGATCCACATGGTGAgaacacacacatggaagctgtCATCGCCACCCCCATGCACTTGTGCCTGTCTTCAAAATAAGCCAATAAACAATGTGCCAGTCATGagagcatacacctttaattccagcatttgggaggtagaggcaggctacCTATGCgtctgaggccaccctggtctgcatagagagttccaggacagccagggctatgtgtgTAATCTTGTCTCAAGGAAACAAAAGGGAACTCACTGCAGCCCTACAGGATTCCATGTCTTCTTTTGCcctcctccagcaccaggcacacaagtgtgaagagacacctacacacataaacattcaGAAACAGGTCCCGCCCTCTCTGAATAGTACATCATCACCATGGAGGCAAAGGGGTCTTGATATTTGGGGATACCAAATATCATCCATgcaagtctcaaaaacaaacaaaagcaagcccCTTAGCCTGAAGCCTTTACAGTCTTCCTTCTGCGTGACCTATCCTTGCAGAGTCTCCCAAGGCCTGTAGAATCCCTGGTTTTATTCTTAGGCGCCTAGCTTAGGTTTCACAGGACTATGACTAACTCCAAATAGAAATTGCATTTGGAACCTGCTCACCTTTAAAGCAAGAATGCTCTTTCAACACGTTTTCCCCTGACAGCCTTGGGCTCTGAAGAATGCATTGCTCCTGGGGCCTTTGCTTTCATGATAAACCAGAGTTAGCAGAAGGAGTATTCTATTCTAAAagtccatctctctctttctctcccaatcCTTGTCCTCCTGGCCCTGGTATTTGGTATTTCTGCCTTCCTGGAACCACCATTCACACAGTTCCTCAAGCCAGAGAGCTATAAGTCAACCTAGACTCCTTCGCACTGCCTGTACCCAGTCTACCTCTAAACAATTCACGAACATATCCTGTTTTCTCCATTGCTCTTGCATACCGTGCTAAAACAATCCCTCAATTCAGACTTCAGCATCAAACTTTTTCTGTAAAAGGCCAGGGAGCAGACATTTCAGACTCTGAAAGACAAGAGACAAAAGGAAGAACACCCATGAGCACTCCTGTGTTATATGCTCTGTCACTGCAGTTGAAGGCAGCCATAAAAAACATACTAGAGCAAATAAGAATGGCTGTACACCAATAAAACTTCATTTGAACCTAACATGCATCACAAAATATTATTGCcttttttatggttttatcttttaaagatttgtttattttatgggtatgaatatgttgcctgcatatatgtatatgcaccatgtgtgtgtgtgtggaggtcagaagagggttaccagatcccctggaactgaagccgAAGTGGTTGCAAATCACTATGTGAGTGTTgcggaactgaacttgggtccagtgcaagggcagccagtgctctgagccatcgctccagccacAGTTCTGGTGTTTAGGCCTTCAAAACCCACGGGTTGAGGAGacggttcagaggttaagagcatttgttgattttaaagatttatttaattttatgcataGGCGTACACCACTATTGCTCtcctcagacacactagaagaaggcatctgaccccattactgatggttgtgagccaccacgtggtttctgggaattgaactcaggacctctggaagagcagtcagtgctcttaatcactgagccatctctccagcctgcatttGTTGaacttacagaggacccaggttcagttcccagcaaccccatggtgctcacaaacatccatagcagaagcttcaggggatctgactccttcctctggcctctgtgggcacaaaggtggtacagacacacatatgcatacatgcaggcaaaacactcatccacgtcaaataaaaataggtacatcttttaactttttttttttttttttttttttttttttttttttttggtttttcgagacagggtttctttgtacatCCCtggctgcctgtctctgcctcccaagtgctgagattaaaggtgtgtgccaccactgcccagcgatgcctggctttttaaaaccttaatacacaaacacacacacacacacacacacacacacacacacacacacacacactgtactttCGTGGAGTAGTCACAGCATTCAagagatagaagcaggaggatcaggagtttatgATCAACTTGAACTAtataaaactctgtctcaaaaaagaaagagagtgggctagagagatggctcggcagttaagagccctgactgttcttccagaggtcctgagttcaattctcagcaaccacatggtggctcacgaccctccgtaatgagatctgatgcactcttctagtgtgtgtctgaagacagctgcagtgtactcatataaataaaaaataaataaatcttttttaaaaagaaagagatgaagggagagacggaaggagagagagagaacccaaacTCAAAGCTAGTTACATATGTAATCTCAGCAGCttgaaaactgaggcaggaggatttcaagcttgaggccaacctgggctacagagttccaggctaaccagggataccaaaagtgagaccttatctctaaAACCCAAAGCAAGCCCCTTAGCCAAAGGTCTTCACATTCAGCCCCTTGGGTGAATGAGCCCTCCTACAGGTTCTGGAATTCTGGTCTTCGCATAGGTGCTGGACTCACGCCTTCATGTCCAACTCTTTCCAACTCCTCTGCTTAGGCTCTTCTTATCCTGCTTTGCTTCAAGACTGCCTGTGCTCCCTTCAGGATCCAGAAAGAAGCAGCATTTACA
This genomic stretch from Mus musculus strain C57BL/6J chromosome 19, GRCm38.p6 C57BL/6J harbors:
- the Chrm1 gene encoding muscarinic acetylcholine receptor M1, which translates into the protein MNTSVPPAVSPNITVLAPGKGPWQVAFIGITTGLLSLATVTGNLLVLISFKVNTELKTVNNYFLLSLACADLIIGTFSMNLYTTYLLMGHWALGTLACDLWLALDYVASNASVMNLLLISFDRYFSVTRPLSYRAKRTPRRAALMIGLAWLVSFVLWAPAILFWQYLVGERTVLAGQCYIQFLSQPIITFGTAMAAFYLPVTVMCTLYWRIYRETENRARELAALQGSETPGKGGGSSSSSERSQPGAEGSPESPPGRCCRCCRAPRLLQAYSWKEEEEEDEGSMESLTSSEGEEPGSEVVIKMPMVDPEAQAPTKQPPKSSPNTVKRPTKKGRDRGGKGQKPRGKEQLAKRKTFSLVKEKKAARTLSAILLAFILTWTPYNIMVLVSTFCKDCVPETLWELGYWLCYVNSTVNPMCYALCNKAFRDTFRLLLLCRWDKRRWRKIPKRPGSVHRTPSRQC